A single window of Dermacentor albipictus isolate Rhodes 1998 colony chromosome 1, USDA_Dalb.pri_finalv2, whole genome shotgun sequence DNA harbors:
- the LOC135897768 gene encoding sal-like protein 3 isoform X4, whose product MDLRWLHRILCSAALRSPTYCSGRGGSSTGGEEESSDDEHVCGRCRAEFPTLDHFLAHKRCCPSVETMGMPGSTPSRLSCSDDDAAGRQSASDVAEVDEEPLAAAAAARLPSTHVALEALQSTKVAVAQFAYGSTGGPAEIAALHEALMALQQQQVVQLHIIQQLQAYVGATPTLPVNLTRAADTTPTPPPPPPPPVPRTEPSPDAPGQTHATPPPPNTAVDLAAKESAAPEPAEPPAEAPLGESISGGALLVAPPAGPPPPDEPNTLELLQRHTEKALQDTMSGGSFLLNGLGSPDPSRLRRKDGRPDEAYLRHRCRFCGKVFGSDSALQIHIRSHTGERPFKCNVCGNRFSTKGNLKVHFQRHRAKYPHVRMNPHPVPEHLDKHFPPLEPPGDRSPTSPSGATSSPPPSLTPALALQTAPLGVLVKPGPPVPRPDDLVGPSCSGTLALRATGTRSISPGTETTNVTTSMGSPPLEDERPLSLKAEPEDDVDDKASDEDRDSGGVSCSADDSMPFTSGGSFMSGSFSALPTTADTAVPLHADPAFYQDLLPKPGSNDNSWETLMEVTRPSETSKLQQLVDNIEHKLSDPNQCVICHRVLSCRSALQMHYRTHTGERPFRCKICGRAFTTKGNLKTHMGVHRVKPPLRVLHKCPVCHKQFTNSLVLQQHVRMHGSESLHPTASFQTSSQRPTPPPKTSSSPPLSSPTSPTPEQKKEEGRSPSPQPLLRPLSPERPPSQLTSLAALENQVKGIKTSLQVPALPFGPFGIGLSSGFGRYDEQSLLLNRTPEAGQRSPAFSPRAGSELSTGDDRSTPGAPSPSGGTSPPVNGGPLDLTPRTLLGRPADNFSGRFFAAPPLGGLPFPGAAPGRPNTTCQICFKTFACNSALEIHYRSHTKERPFKCSVCERGFSTKGNLKQHMLTHKIRDLPATLFAATPTSSASAPSPAPSPGRSMSPADQRHGTSPEENRTKRMEPVAAPPGVPPPPPPQQPRRPPGLPRHVCHVCNKPFSSSSSLQIHMRTHTGDRPFKCSVCGRAFTTKGNLKVHMGTHMWNNGSSRRGRRMSIELPSLLSGPKADFAPPPPPPHELFYPYLGPAYLNGMLGPKANEISVIQGASTEPRPGDEAEPHNGAWAWKMACNLCAKICGSSLELEAHLKAHHRKELEVQSPDNVAV is encoded by the coding sequence GTTCGGGCCGAGGCGGGAGCAGCACTGGCGGCGAGGAAGAAAGCAGCGACGACGAGCACGTGTGCGGCCGCTGCCGCGCCGAGTTCCCCACTCTAGACCATTTCTTGGCCCACAAGCGGTGCTGCCCAAGCGTCGAGACGATGGGGATGCCGGGCAGTACGCCGAGTCGGCTATCGTGCAGCGATGACGATGCGGCTGGCCGCCAGTCAGCGTCGGACGTGGCCGAGGTGGACGAGGAACCCTTGGCGGCGGCTGCAGCTGCACGACTACCCTCGACACATGTGGCGCTGGAGGCTTTGCAGAGTACCAAGGTGGCCGTGGCGCAATTCGCCTACGGCAGCACCGGAGGCCCCGCTGAGATAGCTGCGCTACACGAGGCACTGATGGCACTGCAGCAACAGCAAGTCGTGCAGCTGCACATCATTCAGCAGCTCCAGGCATACGTGGGTGCCACCCCTACGCTTCCCGTGAACCTGACCAGGGCGGCGGACACTACACCGactccgccgccaccgccgccgccgccggtgccCCGGACGGAGCCCAGCCCCGATGCCCCGGGACAGACACACGCGACCCCGCCGCCGCCGAACACCGCGGTAGACCTGGCCGCCAAAGAGAGTGCGGCACCCGAACCGGCCGAGCCGCCTGCGGAGGCGCCTCTTGGGGAGTCCATCTCCGGCGGTGCCCTGCTGGTTGCGCCGCCCGCCGGACCGCCGCCACCGGATGAGCCCAACACGCTCGAGCTTCTGCAGCGACACACTGAGAAGGCGCTGCAGGACACCATGAGCGGCGGCTCGTTCCTGCTCAACGGTCTCGGCTCCCCGGACCCGAGTCGCTTGCGTAGGAAGGACGGCCGGCCCGACGAGGCTTACTTGCGCCATCGGTGTCgcttctgcggcaaggtgttcGGCAGCGACAGCGCGCTGCAAATCCACATCCGCTCCCATACCGGGGAAAGACCCTTCAAGTGCAACGTCTGCGGGAACAGGTTTTCAACGAAGGGCAACCTGAAGGTGCACTTTCAAAGACACCGTGCAAAGTACCCACACGTGCGAATGAACCCGCATCCTGTTCCGGAGCACTTGGACAAGCATTTCCCGCCGTTGGAGCCTCCCGGGGATCGCAGCCCGACATCGCCGTCCGGCGCCACGTCGTCACCGCCACCGTCGCTAACGCCCGCACTGGCGCTACAGACAGCTCCTTTGGGCGTCTTGGTCAAACCAGGGCCGCCAGTGCCACGACCTGATGACCTTGTCGGGCCCAGTTGCAGTGGGACGCTGGCGTTACGAGCCACGGGCACCAGAAGCATATCTCCTGGAACTGAAACAACCAATGTGACTACATCAATGGGCTCTCCGCCGCTTGAAGATGAACGCCCTTTGAGCCTTAAAGCTGAGCCAGAGGATGACGTAGATGACAAGGCGTCGGACGAAGACCGGGACTCCGGCGGCGTCAGCTGTTCCGCTGATGACTCCATGCCGTTCACGTCAGGCGGATCATTCATGAGCGGCTCCTTCTCGGCGCTTCCGACGACCGCGGACACAGCAGTGCCACTCCATGCGGATCCCGCGTTCTACCAAGACTTGCTGCCGAAGCCTGGAAGTAACGACAACTCGTGGGAAACTCTCATGGAGGTGACGAGGCCGTCTGAGACATCCAAGCTGCAGCAACTGGTCGACAACATTGAGCACAAGCTGAGTGACCCGAACCAATGCGTGATCTGTCATCGTGTGCTCAGTTGCCGCAGTGCTCTGCAGATGCACTACAGGACACACACCGGTGAACGGCCGTTCCGTTGCAAAATATGCGGTCGTGCGTTCACCACGAAAGGAAATCTTAAGACACACATGGGAGTTCATAGAGTCAAACCACCACTACGTGTACTTCACAAGTGCCCCGTCTGTCACAAACAGTTCACTAATTCCCTCGTTCTCCAACAGCATGTCCGTATGCATGGTTCTGAAAGCTTACATCCGACGGCGAGTTTTCAAACAAGCTCACAGAGGCCAACGCCACCACCAAAGACTTCTTCTTCACCTCCACTGAGCTCTCCAACTTCACCAACGcctgaacaaaagaaagaagaggggCGGTCACCCTCTCCGCAGCCTCTGTTGCGGCCTCTGAGTCCTGAGCGCCCACCATCTCAACTTACTTCATTAGCTGCCCTCGAAAATCAGGTCAAGGGCATAAAGACATCGCTGCAAGTGCCAGCATTGCCTTTTGGCCCCTTCGGCATCGGTCTTTCGTCTGGTTTCGGGCGTTACGATGAACAGTCACTTCTCTTAAATCGAACGCCAGAAGCTGGACAGCGGTCTCCGGCGTTTTCTCCGCGAGCTGGATCTGAACTGTCAACTGGTGACGATAGATCGACTCCAGGGGCGCCTTCGCCGTCTGGTGGAACTTCACCGCCCGTGAACGGCGGGCCGCTAGATTTAACGCCGCGGACTTTGCTGGGTCGGCCAGCCGACAATTTTTCCGGCCGATTCTTCGCCGCGCCGCCGCTGGGAGGGCTGCCGTTTCCGGGAGCAGCGCCCGGCCGCCCGAACACAACATGCCAGATATGCTTCAAGACGTTTGCCTGCAACAGTGCTCTCGAGATCCACTATCGGAGCCACACCAAAGAGCGACCGTTCAAATGCAGCGTCTGCGAGCGGGGCTTCTCCACCAAGGGAAACCTCAAGCAGCACATGCTGACGCACAAGATCAGAGACTTGCCGGCCACCTTGTTCGCTGCCACCCCTACCTCGAGTGCGAGCGCACCGAGTCCGGCACCGAGCCCCGGGCGCTCTATGAGCCCTGCCGATCAGCGACACGGCACCAGTCCCGAGGAGAATCGGACCAAAAGGATGGAGCCGGTGGCCGCTCCGCCGGgcgtgccgccgccgccgccgccgcagcagccCCGACGGCCTCCCGGGCTGCCCAGGCACGTGTGCCACGTGTGCAACAAGCCCTTCTCGAGCTCTAGTTCTCTCCAGATCCACATGCGCACACATACTGGTGACCGGCCCTTCAAGTGCTCTGTGTGCGGCCGCGCTTTCACCACCAAGGGCAACCTCAAAGTGCACATGGGCACGCACATGTGGAACAACGGCAGTTCGCGCCGCGGCCGCCGCATGTCCATTGAGCTCCCGTCGCTGCTGAGTGGTCCCAAGGCCGActtcgcgccgccgccgccgccaccccaCGAGCTCTTTTACCCTTATCTTGGGCCGGCCTACCTTAATGGCATGCTGGGACCGAAGGCGAACGAGATCTCCGTCATCCAGGGCGCCAGCACCGAGCCCCGACCGGGAGACGAGGCCGAGCCGCACAACGGCGCCTGGGCCTGGAAGATGGCCTGCAACTTGTGCGCCAAGATTTGCGGTTCATCGCTCGAGCTCGAGGCTCACCTCAAGGCGCACCACCGCAAGGAACTGGAGGTCCAGTCGCCTGACAACGTGGCCGTCTGA
- the LOC135897768 gene encoding sal-like protein 3 isoform X5, which yields MDRKDVSCQLIFRPTLQGSGRGGSSTGGEEESSDDEHVCGRCRAEFPTLDHFLAHKRCCPSVETMGMPGSTPSRLSCSDDDAAGRQSASDVAEVDEEPLAAAAAARLPSTHVALEALQSTKVAVAQFAYGSTGGPAEIAALHEALMALQQQQVVQLHIIQQLQAYVGATPTLPVNLTRAADTTPTPPPPPPPPVPRTEPSPDAPGQTHATPPPPNTAVDLAAKESAAPEPAEPPAEAPLGESISGGALLVAPPAGPPPPDEPNTLELLQRHTEKALQDTMSGGSFLLNGLGSPDPSRLRRKDGRPDEAYLRHRCRFCGKVFGSDSALQIHIRSHTGERPFKCNVCGNRFSTKGNLKVHFQRHRAKYPHVRMNPHPVPEHLDKHFPPLEPPGDRSPTSPSGATSSPPPSLTPALALQTAPLGVLVKPGPPVPRPDDLVGPSCSGTLALRATGTRSISPGTETTNVTTSMGSPPLEDERPLSLKAEPEDDVDDKASDEDRDSGGVSCSADDSMPFTSGGSFMSGSFSALPTTADTAVPLHADPAFYQDLLPKPGSNDNSWETLMEVTRPSETSKLQQLVDNIEHKLSDPNQCVICHRVLSCRSALQMHYRTHTGERPFRCKICGRAFTTKGNLKTHMGVHRVKPPLRVLHKCPVCHKQFTNSLVLQQHVRMHGSESLHPTASFQTSSQRPTPPPKTSSSPPLSSPTSPTPEQKKEEGRSPSPQPLLRPLSPERPPSQLTSLAALENQVKGIKTSLQVPALPFGPFGIGLSSGFGRYDEQSLLLNRTPEAGQRSPAFSPRAGSELSTGDDRSTPGAPSPSGGTSPPVNGGPLDLTPRTLLGRPADNFSGRFFAAPPLGGLPFPGAAPGRPNTTCQICFKTFACNSALEIHYRSHTKERPFKCSVCERGFSTKGNLKQHMLTHKIRDLPATLFAATPTSSASAPSPAPSPGRSMSPADQRHGTSPEENRTKRMEPVAAPPGVPPPPPPQQPRRPPGLPRHVCHVCNKPFSSSSSLQIHMRTHTGDRPFKCSVCGRAFTTKGNLKVHMGTHMWNNGSSRRGRRMSIELPSLLSGPKADFAPPPPPPHELFYPYLGPAYLNGMLGPKANEISVIQGASTEPRPGDEAEPHNGAWAWKMACNLCAKICGSSLELEAHLKAHHRKELEVQSPDNVAV from the exons ATGGACAGGAAGGATGTGAGCTGTCAGCTGATCTTCCGCCCGACACTGCAAG GTTCGGGCCGAGGCGGGAGCAGCACTGGCGGCGAGGAAGAAAGCAGCGACGACGAGCACGTGTGCGGCCGCTGCCGCGCCGAGTTCCCCACTCTAGACCATTTCTTGGCCCACAAGCGGTGCTGCCCAAGCGTCGAGACGATGGGGATGCCGGGCAGTACGCCGAGTCGGCTATCGTGCAGCGATGACGATGCGGCTGGCCGCCAGTCAGCGTCGGACGTGGCCGAGGTGGACGAGGAACCCTTGGCGGCGGCTGCAGCTGCACGACTACCCTCGACACATGTGGCGCTGGAGGCTTTGCAGAGTACCAAGGTGGCCGTGGCGCAATTCGCCTACGGCAGCACCGGAGGCCCCGCTGAGATAGCTGCGCTACACGAGGCACTGATGGCACTGCAGCAACAGCAAGTCGTGCAGCTGCACATCATTCAGCAGCTCCAGGCATACGTGGGTGCCACCCCTACGCTTCCCGTGAACCTGACCAGGGCGGCGGACACTACACCGactccgccgccaccgccgccgccgccggtgccCCGGACGGAGCCCAGCCCCGATGCCCCGGGACAGACACACGCGACCCCGCCGCCGCCGAACACCGCGGTAGACCTGGCCGCCAAAGAGAGTGCGGCACCCGAACCGGCCGAGCCGCCTGCGGAGGCGCCTCTTGGGGAGTCCATCTCCGGCGGTGCCCTGCTGGTTGCGCCGCCCGCCGGACCGCCGCCACCGGATGAGCCCAACACGCTCGAGCTTCTGCAGCGACACACTGAGAAGGCGCTGCAGGACACCATGAGCGGCGGCTCGTTCCTGCTCAACGGTCTCGGCTCCCCGGACCCGAGTCGCTTGCGTAGGAAGGACGGCCGGCCCGACGAGGCTTACTTGCGCCATCGGTGTCgcttctgcggcaaggtgttcGGCAGCGACAGCGCGCTGCAAATCCACATCCGCTCCCATACCGGGGAAAGACCCTTCAAGTGCAACGTCTGCGGGAACAGGTTTTCAACGAAGGGCAACCTGAAGGTGCACTTTCAAAGACACCGTGCAAAGTACCCACACGTGCGAATGAACCCGCATCCTGTTCCGGAGCACTTGGACAAGCATTTCCCGCCGTTGGAGCCTCCCGGGGATCGCAGCCCGACATCGCCGTCCGGCGCCACGTCGTCACCGCCACCGTCGCTAACGCCCGCACTGGCGCTACAGACAGCTCCTTTGGGCGTCTTGGTCAAACCAGGGCCGCCAGTGCCACGACCTGATGACCTTGTCGGGCCCAGTTGCAGTGGGACGCTGGCGTTACGAGCCACGGGCACCAGAAGCATATCTCCTGGAACTGAAACAACCAATGTGACTACATCAATGGGCTCTCCGCCGCTTGAAGATGAACGCCCTTTGAGCCTTAAAGCTGAGCCAGAGGATGACGTAGATGACAAGGCGTCGGACGAAGACCGGGACTCCGGCGGCGTCAGCTGTTCCGCTGATGACTCCATGCCGTTCACGTCAGGCGGATCATTCATGAGCGGCTCCTTCTCGGCGCTTCCGACGACCGCGGACACAGCAGTGCCACTCCATGCGGATCCCGCGTTCTACCAAGACTTGCTGCCGAAGCCTGGAAGTAACGACAACTCGTGGGAAACTCTCATGGAGGTGACGAGGCCGTCTGAGACATCCAAGCTGCAGCAACTGGTCGACAACATTGAGCACAAGCTGAGTGACCCGAACCAATGCGTGATCTGTCATCGTGTGCTCAGTTGCCGCAGTGCTCTGCAGATGCACTACAGGACACACACCGGTGAACGGCCGTTCCGTTGCAAAATATGCGGTCGTGCGTTCACCACGAAAGGAAATCTTAAGACACACATGGGAGTTCATAGAGTCAAACCACCACTACGTGTACTTCACAAGTGCCCCGTCTGTCACAAACAGTTCACTAATTCCCTCGTTCTCCAACAGCATGTCCGTATGCATGGTTCTGAAAGCTTACATCCGACGGCGAGTTTTCAAACAAGCTCACAGAGGCCAACGCCACCACCAAAGACTTCTTCTTCACCTCCACTGAGCTCTCCAACTTCACCAACGcctgaacaaaagaaagaagaggggCGGTCACCCTCTCCGCAGCCTCTGTTGCGGCCTCTGAGTCCTGAGCGCCCACCATCTCAACTTACTTCATTAGCTGCCCTCGAAAATCAGGTCAAGGGCATAAAGACATCGCTGCAAGTGCCAGCATTGCCTTTTGGCCCCTTCGGCATCGGTCTTTCGTCTGGTTTCGGGCGTTACGATGAACAGTCACTTCTCTTAAATCGAACGCCAGAAGCTGGACAGCGGTCTCCGGCGTTTTCTCCGCGAGCTGGATCTGAACTGTCAACTGGTGACGATAGATCGACTCCAGGGGCGCCTTCGCCGTCTGGTGGAACTTCACCGCCCGTGAACGGCGGGCCGCTAGATTTAACGCCGCGGACTTTGCTGGGTCGGCCAGCCGACAATTTTTCCGGCCGATTCTTCGCCGCGCCGCCGCTGGGAGGGCTGCCGTTTCCGGGAGCAGCGCCCGGCCGCCCGAACACAACATGCCAGATATGCTTCAAGACGTTTGCCTGCAACAGTGCTCTCGAGATCCACTATCGGAGCCACACCAAAGAGCGACCGTTCAAATGCAGCGTCTGCGAGCGGGGCTTCTCCACCAAGGGAAACCTCAAGCAGCACATGCTGACGCACAAGATCAGAGACTTGCCGGCCACCTTGTTCGCTGCCACCCCTACCTCGAGTGCGAGCGCACCGAGTCCGGCACCGAGCCCCGGGCGCTCTATGAGCCCTGCCGATCAGCGACACGGCACCAGTCCCGAGGAGAATCGGACCAAAAGGATGGAGCCGGTGGCCGCTCCGCCGGgcgtgccgccgccgccgccgccgcagcagccCCGACGGCCTCCCGGGCTGCCCAGGCACGTGTGCCACGTGTGCAACAAGCCCTTCTCGAGCTCTAGTTCTCTCCAGATCCACATGCGCACACATACTGGTGACCGGCCCTTCAAGTGCTCTGTGTGCGGCCGCGCTTTCACCACCAAGGGCAACCTCAAAGTGCACATGGGCACGCACATGTGGAACAACGGCAGTTCGCGCCGCGGCCGCCGCATGTCCATTGAGCTCCCGTCGCTGCTGAGTGGTCCCAAGGCCGActtcgcgccgccgccgccgccaccccaCGAGCTCTTTTACCCTTATCTTGGGCCGGCCTACCTTAATGGCATGCTGGGACCGAAGGCGAACGAGATCTCCGTCATCCAGGGCGCCAGCACCGAGCCCCGACCGGGAGACGAGGCCGAGCCGCACAACGGCGCCTGGGCCTGGAAGATGGCCTGCAACTTGTGCGCCAAGATTTGCGGTTCATCGCTCGAGCTCGAGGCTCACCTCAAGGCGCACCACCGCAAGGAACTGGAGGTCCAGTCGCCTGACAACGTGGCCGTCTGA
- the LOC135897768 gene encoding sal-like protein 3 isoform X2: MSRRKQACPSRHIASPASSSLCVGNSHNDTGIRLASKGAGIGLEAYLLWGSGRGGSSTGGEEESSDDEHVCGRCRAEFPTLDHFLAHKRCCPSVETMGMPGSTPSRLSCSDDDAAGRQSASDVAEVDEEPLAAAAAARLPSTHVALEALQSTKVAVAQFAYGSTGGPAEIAALHEALMALQQQQVVQLHIIQQLQAYVGATPTLPVNLTRAADTTPTPPPPPPPPVPRTEPSPDAPGQTHATPPPPNTAVDLAAKESAAPEPAEPPAEAPLGESISGGALLVAPPAGPPPPDEPNTLELLQRHTEKALQDTMSGGSFLLNGLGSPDPSRLRRKDGRPDEAYLRHRCRFCGKVFGSDSALQIHIRSHTGERPFKCNVCGNRFSTKGNLKVHFQRHRAKYPHVRMNPHPVPEHLDKHFPPLEPPGDRSPTSPSGATSSPPPSLTPALALQTAPLGVLVKPGPPVPRPDDLVGPSCSGTLALRATGTRSISPGTETTNVTTSMGSPPLEDERPLSLKAEPEDDVDDKASDEDRDSGGVSCSADDSMPFTSGGSFMSGSFSALPTTADTAVPLHADPAFYQDLLPKPGSNDNSWETLMEVTRPSETSKLQQLVDNIEHKLSDPNQCVICHRVLSCRSALQMHYRTHTGERPFRCKICGRAFTTKGNLKTHMGVHRVKPPLRVLHKCPVCHKQFTNSLVLQQHVRMHGSESLHPTASFQTSSQRPTPPPKTSSSPPLSSPTSPTPEQKKEEGRSPSPQPLLRPLSPERPPSQLTSLAALENQVKGIKTSLQVPALPFGPFGIGLSSGFGRYDEQSLLLNRTPEAGQRSPAFSPRAGSELSTGDDRSTPGAPSPSGGTSPPVNGGPLDLTPRTLLGRPADNFSGRFFAAPPLGGLPFPGAAPGRPNTTCQICFKTFACNSALEIHYRSHTKERPFKCSVCERGFSTKGNLKQHMLTHKIRDLPATLFAATPTSSASAPSPAPSPGRSMSPADQRHGTSPEENRTKRMEPVAAPPGVPPPPPPQQPRRPPGLPRHVCHVCNKPFSSSSSLQIHMRTHTGDRPFKCSVCGRAFTTKGNLKVHMGTHMWNNGSSRRGRRMSIELPSLLSGPKADFAPPPPPPHELFYPYLGPAYLNGMLGPKANEISVIQGASTEPRPGDEAEPHNGAWAWKMACNLCAKICGSSLELEAHLKAHHRKELEVQSPDNVAV; the protein is encoded by the coding sequence GTTCGGGCCGAGGCGGGAGCAGCACTGGCGGCGAGGAAGAAAGCAGCGACGACGAGCACGTGTGCGGCCGCTGCCGCGCCGAGTTCCCCACTCTAGACCATTTCTTGGCCCACAAGCGGTGCTGCCCAAGCGTCGAGACGATGGGGATGCCGGGCAGTACGCCGAGTCGGCTATCGTGCAGCGATGACGATGCGGCTGGCCGCCAGTCAGCGTCGGACGTGGCCGAGGTGGACGAGGAACCCTTGGCGGCGGCTGCAGCTGCACGACTACCCTCGACACATGTGGCGCTGGAGGCTTTGCAGAGTACCAAGGTGGCCGTGGCGCAATTCGCCTACGGCAGCACCGGAGGCCCCGCTGAGATAGCTGCGCTACACGAGGCACTGATGGCACTGCAGCAACAGCAAGTCGTGCAGCTGCACATCATTCAGCAGCTCCAGGCATACGTGGGTGCCACCCCTACGCTTCCCGTGAACCTGACCAGGGCGGCGGACACTACACCGactccgccgccaccgccgccgccgccggtgccCCGGACGGAGCCCAGCCCCGATGCCCCGGGACAGACACACGCGACCCCGCCGCCGCCGAACACCGCGGTAGACCTGGCCGCCAAAGAGAGTGCGGCACCCGAACCGGCCGAGCCGCCTGCGGAGGCGCCTCTTGGGGAGTCCATCTCCGGCGGTGCCCTGCTGGTTGCGCCGCCCGCCGGACCGCCGCCACCGGATGAGCCCAACACGCTCGAGCTTCTGCAGCGACACACTGAGAAGGCGCTGCAGGACACCATGAGCGGCGGCTCGTTCCTGCTCAACGGTCTCGGCTCCCCGGACCCGAGTCGCTTGCGTAGGAAGGACGGCCGGCCCGACGAGGCTTACTTGCGCCATCGGTGTCgcttctgcggcaaggtgttcGGCAGCGACAGCGCGCTGCAAATCCACATCCGCTCCCATACCGGGGAAAGACCCTTCAAGTGCAACGTCTGCGGGAACAGGTTTTCAACGAAGGGCAACCTGAAGGTGCACTTTCAAAGACACCGTGCAAAGTACCCACACGTGCGAATGAACCCGCATCCTGTTCCGGAGCACTTGGACAAGCATTTCCCGCCGTTGGAGCCTCCCGGGGATCGCAGCCCGACATCGCCGTCCGGCGCCACGTCGTCACCGCCACCGTCGCTAACGCCCGCACTGGCGCTACAGACAGCTCCTTTGGGCGTCTTGGTCAAACCAGGGCCGCCAGTGCCACGACCTGATGACCTTGTCGGGCCCAGTTGCAGTGGGACGCTGGCGTTACGAGCCACGGGCACCAGAAGCATATCTCCTGGAACTGAAACAACCAATGTGACTACATCAATGGGCTCTCCGCCGCTTGAAGATGAACGCCCTTTGAGCCTTAAAGCTGAGCCAGAGGATGACGTAGATGACAAGGCGTCGGACGAAGACCGGGACTCCGGCGGCGTCAGCTGTTCCGCTGATGACTCCATGCCGTTCACGTCAGGCGGATCATTCATGAGCGGCTCCTTCTCGGCGCTTCCGACGACCGCGGACACAGCAGTGCCACTCCATGCGGATCCCGCGTTCTACCAAGACTTGCTGCCGAAGCCTGGAAGTAACGACAACTCGTGGGAAACTCTCATGGAGGTGACGAGGCCGTCTGAGACATCCAAGCTGCAGCAACTGGTCGACAACATTGAGCACAAGCTGAGTGACCCGAACCAATGCGTGATCTGTCATCGTGTGCTCAGTTGCCGCAGTGCTCTGCAGATGCACTACAGGACACACACCGGTGAACGGCCGTTCCGTTGCAAAATATGCGGTCGTGCGTTCACCACGAAAGGAAATCTTAAGACACACATGGGAGTTCATAGAGTCAAACCACCACTACGTGTACTTCACAAGTGCCCCGTCTGTCACAAACAGTTCACTAATTCCCTCGTTCTCCAACAGCATGTCCGTATGCATGGTTCTGAAAGCTTACATCCGACGGCGAGTTTTCAAACAAGCTCACAGAGGCCAACGCCACCACCAAAGACTTCTTCTTCACCTCCACTGAGCTCTCCAACTTCACCAACGcctgaacaaaagaaagaagaggggCGGTCACCCTCTCCGCAGCCTCTGTTGCGGCCTCTGAGTCCTGAGCGCCCACCATCTCAACTTACTTCATTAGCTGCCCTCGAAAATCAGGTCAAGGGCATAAAGACATCGCTGCAAGTGCCAGCATTGCCTTTTGGCCCCTTCGGCATCGGTCTTTCGTCTGGTTTCGGGCGTTACGATGAACAGTCACTTCTCTTAAATCGAACGCCAGAAGCTGGACAGCGGTCTCCGGCGTTTTCTCCGCGAGCTGGATCTGAACTGTCAACTGGTGACGATAGATCGACTCCAGGGGCGCCTTCGCCGTCTGGTGGAACTTCACCGCCCGTGAACGGCGGGCCGCTAGATTTAACGCCGCGGACTTTGCTGGGTCGGCCAGCCGACAATTTTTCCGGCCGATTCTTCGCCGCGCCGCCGCTGGGAGGGCTGCCGTTTCCGGGAGCAGCGCCCGGCCGCCCGAACACAACATGCCAGATATGCTTCAAGACGTTTGCCTGCAACAGTGCTCTCGAGATCCACTATCGGAGCCACACCAAAGAGCGACCGTTCAAATGCAGCGTCTGCGAGCGGGGCTTCTCCACCAAGGGAAACCTCAAGCAGCACATGCTGACGCACAAGATCAGAGACTTGCCGGCCACCTTGTTCGCTGCCACCCCTACCTCGAGTGCGAGCGCACCGAGTCCGGCACCGAGCCCCGGGCGCTCTATGAGCCCTGCCGATCAGCGACACGGCACCAGTCCCGAGGAGAATCGGACCAAAAGGATGGAGCCGGTGGCCGCTCCGCCGGgcgtgccgccgccgccgccgccgcagcagccCCGACGGCCTCCCGGGCTGCCCAGGCACGTGTGCCACGTGTGCAACAAGCCCTTCTCGAGCTCTAGTTCTCTCCAGATCCACATGCGCACACATACTGGTGACCGGCCCTTCAAGTGCTCTGTGTGCGGCCGCGCTTTCACCACCAAGGGCAACCTCAAAGTGCACATGGGCACGCACATGTGGAACAACGGCAGTTCGCGCCGCGGCCGCCGCATGTCCATTGAGCTCCCGTCGCTGCTGAGTGGTCCCAAGGCCGActtcgcgccgccgccgccgccaccccaCGAGCTCTTTTACCCTTATCTTGGGCCGGCCTACCTTAATGGCATGCTGGGACCGAAGGCGAACGAGATCTCCGTCATCCAGGGCGCCAGCACCGAGCCCCGACCGGGAGACGAGGCCGAGCCGCACAACGGCGCCTGGGCCTGGAAGATGGCCTGCAACTTGTGCGCCAAGATTTGCGGTTCATCGCTCGAGCTCGAGGCTCACCTCAAGGCGCACCACCGCAAGGAACTGGAGGTCCAGTCGCCTGACAACGTGGCCGTCTGA